The following DNA comes from Brassica oleracea var. oleracea cultivar TO1000 chromosome C5, BOL, whole genome shotgun sequence.
TCTTCCAAACTACTTTATTAATTGTATTTACCATAATAATTCGACATTTATTTTACGTGTTAACCATAATAATTTCACATGTTTGAATAAAGTTGTTCCATTAGTGACAAGAATTCAATCTATTCTATTAACACTGAAGTGCAAAAGATTACTTACCTGATTTTAAGTGATTTTTTACATCTTCTTCATTCATATTTTAAATTAATTTTAACCATTTCATTTATTTTATTTTTCAAATAATTCGACTTCATTTATTACAGAGATACAAAACAGAACTTACATATTTTAACTTTTTATTATATTTTTACATTTTTTCACTCTTTCAAACTACTTCATTAATTATATTTACCATAATAATTTGACGTCATTTGTTTTACGTGTTAACCATAATAATTTTACATGTTTGAATGAAATTGTTCTATTAGTGACAAGAATTCAAACCAGTTAACAAGGATTTTTTTTTTTTACATAATAAGTTAGACATTAGCATTCAGGTACACATTGGTTTTTCTGGTATTGAGTTTGTTTGGATTTTAAAATTAAACTCTGTTTGAGTATCATAAATTTTTAGACATGATTCGAGTCAGACTCTTCCGGATCCGGGTAGGTTCATAGGATTCTAAAAATATCTAAATAACCTAAAAATATCATTAAACCATTTATAAAAGGTAAAAACTAATTATGCGCTCGTGCGCGGATCAAGCTCTAGTTGCTTTTAAACCTTCCCCCCCAAAATAAATATAGATATAACTCTCAAAAAAAATATTTAGACCCCCAAATTTATATTAAAAAAAAAATTAGCCAAAATTTTGATAAATCCTCTATGTCCCCCAGAATCTCATAGTCGAAAAAATCACATAAAAGAAGAACGTTTCCTGGTATTAACTACACTTCAATGTCAGCCAAAGTTTCTTCCCTATCACAGAACTCAAAACATCCTTTATTTATCTATATCAACAACCGTATCATCGTACTCATGACTTAATGATAAACCCTGAACTAAACATCACGGTCGTTCCCAGAAAGCTACCTTTTTAAATCGTTGGATGAATAAAAAACATTTCACAGCTATTGTGGCACTGGAAGCAAACATGGTAAAGTCTGACAATGAAACCATCTTTGGTTTGGTTAGATGGTTTTGATCATATCGTTGTGGGCCATTGTTCTTTATTCCTTATCTAATGCGGTAATTTAGACTTGCTTATTAGAAACTACATGGTTTCTATCGTTCAGACCATTTTGCATAGATTGTCATGTGGTGAGATGGTTGAAAAGAGATGATTTATTATGTTGCATGGATGCTTTATTATGCATATAAACCGAATTCGTGAATTGTTCAAAGAAAATGTCAAACAATTCAAGAAGAAAGTCATGTCAGAATACTTTAAACCACTATTTCGTGGACAGCATTACAACTCTTGTCTCTCACTTCTTTTACTGAGCCTTGAGCTCTTTCACCCTCTCTTCCGTAGCTTTTAATGGTTTCCCATAGATATCAATCAACTGCGAAGATGATTTAAAAATAAAAACAATGTGGGAAAAGAAAAACAAGATTTAACGCAGATTAATGTCTCAAGAATTGTATATAACTTACCTCATTGATCTCTTCAGTTGAGATTTGTTGTGTGTAAAATAATCCCAAGAATCAAACATGTTCCTATTATCTGAAAACCATCTCAAAATGTTCAATCAAAGACTTCAACAGAAAAGGTAGTGAGTATCTAACCAAAGAGAGATTATACCTCTCCAATAATAGGACTAATCTTGGCAAAAGCTTTAAGACCATCTTGAAACCATGGGGCAACTCTGGCGACATGTTCTGGTATGTTCCTCTCCCTGTCATATGAATATGTGCGTAAGAAAGTGAAGACAAGTATAGAGACACGAAAAACATAAACAAGCAATTTAAAACTGGCTCATTTGCGTAAAGGAACAAAGCGACGAACTTACTTGCATATTTTTAAAGCTTCAATTGCTACAGCACATGAAACTGGATTTCCAGAGTAAGTAAATCCATGTGAGAAAGCACCTGAAATACCAAAATCATAAATGGTTTCATAAGATCAGGACATTGAAATATTACTACGTTAAGCATAACAAATACATGCCTAGCTTGTTGCTTTGAGAATATATGACATCTGCTACTTCTTGACTCATAAGGATGGCTCCAATCGGCAGATATGCTGAAGACAGTGCCTGCATTTATTAAAAATCATTTACCAATCGTTTGGAAAAGTTTCTCAACACTGGTTAAAAATGTACAAATCATCTGACAAACTCTCACCTTGGCTAAGGACACAAGATCTGGCTTGATGTTGTATTTGTCACAGCAAACATTGTCCCGAGCCTTCCAAATGAACAAATCACCTTATAGACCAAACATAAAGAAAACGGATAATGATATCTTTTTGTTTTCTTCATTGTGATAGTACACATGGTTCAATAAGATAGCGCATATACCTCATCAGCAATGAACAAGATGTCATACTTCTTAACAACAGCTTGAATCTGCAGTACAGAAATGAGAAAAAGAACACATCACATCCACAATCCCCTAACAACGAAACATATTAATCATTGCAATTGGTATTTACTGCCAACAAAAGTTCTGAAAATGACCTTTTCAAAGTATGTAGCAGGCGGAGGTATCACACCACCAGCACCCATTACTGGTTTAGCGATAAAATCACCAATCTGGTAAAAAGACCATTTGCGTTAGATTTAGATGCCAACATCATCGTTACTGCATGAAGATTGTAATTTCCTTACATTACTCACAGTTTCTGGTCCCTCTTTAATGATAAGATCCTCTAAATTCTTGGCTAATCTGGTTGAGGGCTCCTCTTCCGTTTCGCCTGCACCAAGAATTATCCATGGAATACAAGAATATTTTCATAAAAACAATACTTATGTGGAGCTACCACATCTCCGCATAGCAGTCAAAAGTTTGTATGACAATGCTATCTATCTATACGGTATAATAAAGTTACGCAGAAGAAAGCTGGAGATACGTAAAACACTGTTAGATACCTTTGGATGGAAAATAAACAAAACTCATGCTGAAAATTGCTGAAACGCATCAAAAATTCAATCATCTCTATAATATTATTTGGAAAGTCAGTTTCAGCTCAAGTTAATTCTTACAATAGTTATTTACAGAGGTGTCTTTAATGAATTAAAAATATAATATCTAATTATCATTATTTCAAAAGTTTTTAAATTTATTTCAATTAGGGTTTTAATTTTAATTTCCGTTCTTATGTTTTCAAAATAACATATATAATAAAAATGAAATATTTATAAAATAAATAAAAGAAAAACATATTTACAAAAGGAAAAACATATTTTAGAAAAACATATTTTATAAATATATGAGCATGCAAATATTATATGTGTAATATGCTTACATAAAAAGGAAAGTTTACAAAAAATATTGATATTAAAAAGAAATAATCATCGCTTTAAAATATAATTTTAAACAAAATAAAATATTATTTGAAAAGTCAGTTTCCTACTTGTCGCGCTCACGTTAGTTCTTACAATAGTTATTTTCAGAGGTGTCTTTAATGAATTAAAAATATAATATCTAATTACCATTATTTCAAAAGTTTTTTAATTTATGTAAATTAGGGTTTTAATTTTAATTTCCTTTCCTATATTTCAAAATAACATATATCATAAAAAGGAAATATTTATAAAATAAATAAAGGAAAAACATACTTACAAAAGGAAAACCATATTTTAGGAAAACATATTTTATAAATATATGAGCATGAAAATATTATATATGTAATATGCTTCCATAAAAAGGAAAGTTTACAAAAAAATATTGATACTAAAAAGAAATAATCATCGCTTTAAAATATAATTTTAAACAAAATAAAATATATTTTAACAGTAAGATAATATTTTCCTTATATCAAATCTTTTTTGAATACTCTTAAAAATAATTTTAAATAACATAAACCAAGATACTTTTGATGAACTAAAATATTTATAATCACTAATATTCTGATGTTTTATTCATTTTTTCCTAATTTTTTTGTTAAATTTTTAATTTTTATTTAAATTTTCTATATAATTTTTATCAAACTAAATAAATAAAAAAATACAAACTTTACAAAACTTATTATACCACTAAAATTCATTAAGGCTTAATACTTTTTGGTTTATATTTTTCTTCTATATGTGTATAACAAAATATACTTATAATAATAATATATAAAACAATATGAATTTTTGTATTTAATACTACTTATAATTTTCAATTTATAATTTACACATAAAAATTATAAATTACTTCAAATTTACAAAAAAAAAAAATTAATTATTTTGCAAAATATTGATATTTGTTCATAAACTTTCAAAATTTTATCGGCTATATCCATCTATGAAACTTTTCACTTATCATCATTTTAGTTTTTTCTAATATTTTACAAATCACCAAATATCAAATTATACGAAAAATTTACGAAAGTATAGTTACATTTTAAAGATGGAGAACTGAACCTATGCAATGAATAAAACTAATCAAATTTATTTTAACTAAAATCAAAAATATTATACTTCAATTTGATGAAAAATATGTTACTCAATATAACCCAAAATTGGGTAATCTTCCAAAGTTTTATACCCAAAATCAAAAGTCTAATTACTATAATAATATATTATTATTTATAGTAATAGTTTATTTATTTTAAACATATAAATTATGGAGTGACTCCAAACATATATAAATGAAAATGAAATATTAAAAAGTGTTACAATTTAATTTTTTAAAATATATATATATATATACACATAATTTTTAAAATATCATTTTTATATTTATTATGTAATTTTTAATCGATCAATATTTTTTTTATTTTATTGTCAAAACAATATATATTAAATTATACATAATCTGACGACTAAACAAATGTATACATAATCTTATTGAGACAATTAAAAAAGATAAAACGAAAACCAAAATAAACCAAATAACAAAATTTATTAAAACTTTAATCTATTCAAAACAAAAAAACAAATAATATGCTCGAATTCGGAGAAATAAATGAAAGCATTATATTCAAATAATAAACACATCGACTAGATATTACATATCTAATTAGGTAGTATAATATTATTTAAAATTATACATATAAATTACAGAGTGATTTAAAATAAAATAAAAAAAAATATCAATCATTAGCTAAACAATTTTCCTTCTTCCAAAATTAAAATATTAAAAATTAAACAATTTCCCTTCTTCCAAAATGCTGAAATCATTAGCTCAAGCTAGAAAAAGCTGATATCGTGTAAATTTGGACGGTGGCCAAAATAAAAAAACCAACATCAAACCTTAAAAAGGTTCCACATTCTCACTTTCTCAGCAAATCAACATTCTTAGCTACAGAATACTAATGCAAACATGTAATGAAGGCAACATTATTATCAAAACGCGACCTCGTTAAGAAAAAGAGAAAAAATGAACTATGTAATCTATCTTTATCACTGCCCTAGTTATAGATAAACCCAGCCCAATAAGAGCCCACTAGCGGGTTATGTGTAAATTAGTAAAGAAGAGCCAGGCCATATCCACCACCACCACCACCGAGCCAAGAGGAAACGTCGAGGAAAATGGCAATGGTGGCCGTGGGTGTGCTCCACCACCACATCCTCTCTGCGTCTTCTCGAATTGTTTGTTTATCTTCTTGTTCTCGCCCTCCCCTCTCAGTCTCGTCAGGTGTAGCTAAGGTGGTTCTTAAAAAGGGAAAGACGCAGCTCTTCAAAGACGGAAGTCCGATGGTGTACAGTGGAGCCGTGGACAGGATCATCGGAAAGCCGCCTCCGCAGACCGGAGATGTTGTCATTGTCGCCGATGGCACAGAGAATCCCATTGGCTGGGGTTTGTATAACTCCGTCTCAATGTTCTGTGTTCGCCTTATGCAGCTCCAACACGAATCCACCAGGTTTCTCTCTTTGGAGTCAACTTTGTTTTGCTTCATATTGATTCTTCCTTCTTCTTCTTATTGGCAGAGATCCTTCTTGTGCACTCAACATTGAGAAGCTTCTCCAAACTAGAATCACTCAAGCAGTTCAGTTGCGGAATAGTTTGGGACTCCCCGCGGAAAATAATACTAATGCTTATCGTCTTGTCAACAGCGAGGGAGATAGGTGTTCTCATTCACTCGCTAAATCTCAACAACCAAAGTTTTTTTTTTTATTCAATCTTCTTCTAACATATCATTGTCTTTAGATTGTCTGGATTGATTGTGGATGTGTTTGGAGATATAGCTGTGGTTGCGTCCTCCGCTGCTTGGCTTGAAAAGTACAGGAGTCATGTGGAGGCTTGTTTGAGATCATCAATCCACGGAATCAATCACATCAACTGGAGACCCTCTCTTGATGTTCTCAAAGAAGACGGCTTTGATATCTCATCTTTGAAACAAACACAATCATCATCATCTGCCCCTCCTCTCCCCGAGAGATCAATGGTCTTTGCTTCCCCTTGGCTATCTTTATGGAAACAATCATCAGGGAATGATGTTTCTTTCTTATCCCCCTCCCCCTTAGGTCGTGGAAAATGGTATCTCTTACGCAATCTCGCTAGAGGGACAGAAGACAGGCTTCTACACTGATCAACGCGAAAACCGCCGCTTCATATCCACCATCTCCGCCGGCAAAAGAGTTCTTGATCTGTGCTGCTATAGTGGTGGATTCGCACTTAATGCCGCCAGAGGAGGTGCCACCACCGTCCTCGGTATTGATTCATCTTTGCCTGCTTTGGAGCTCGCCAGAGAGAATGTCATCCTCAACCGTATGGATCCAGGGAAGGTTGTTTTCTTCAAACAAGATTCTACAGAGTTCATGAAGGGCGCTCTGTCAAGGGAAGAGACATGGGACATTGTCATCCTAGACCCTCCTAAGCTTGCTCCAAGGAAAAAGGTTGGCTTTGGACTTGTTTTGTTTTTCTTTTTCCTCTATTGATTTACAGGAATAGTTATTGAGGTTTTGAATATGCTCTGCTAGGTTTTACATAACGCGGCAGGAATGTACAGAAGTCTCAACTCGCTGGCGATGAGATTGACAAGCAGTGGAGGTTTGTTGATGACATGCTCATGTTCAGGTGCCATGACACAGAGCGGGAAGTTCTTGGGCATTCTTCAGAGCGCTGCAGCTATGGCGGGGAGGAAGATCACTGTGGTTAGGGAGGCAGGAGCTGCTTCTGATCATCCTCTCGACCCATCCTACCCTCAAGGCCAGTACCTCTCCAATATTCTGCTTCGGGTACTCTGAGTTTTCGTTTCAACAAAAATCTCTGTATTTTTTTTTTTTTAGGTTGGTTTGGGACAATAGTAATTTAGTTTGAGCTTATTTGGAACAAGAGTAAATGTTATACATATTTTTTGGAGTATCAGCTCCACCGAAAGAACCATTTTCACGTATGTATAGCAGCATACTATTGTCTTTTTTACCTTAGCCTGCCCTTTCTTTATTAACATTGTATGTTTCATTAAGGGCAATCAAGTAATATTAATAACACATCTATATTGGGTCATTATTTTCGGATCTAGCCCACTATCCACATCAGATCTCTCTTGGGCCATTTGGACCGATTAAGAAATCAGATCCAATTCTCACATTTTTTTTCCTTTGGGCCATTGAGTCCAAGTTCAAATAATTTTTTTTTTCAACCATTCTTAATTAATTTTTTTTCTTTTCTTAATATAATTTAAGCATTCATAAAAAAAAATTGATTTTTTCATTGAAAAGTATAAATCTTTATTAAAAGTATATAATTATTTTTATTAAATATTAACCACATAATAAAATTAATTCATCAGAGTTATACCAACTTAATTCATTAAAAAAATAAAGTTTAATTTTTTAAACATAAATAGTCATTTAAAATGAAACACGATAAAGAAAGATAAAAAGTTTAAGTCTTTTATAAAATAAAACACAAATATATGAAATATGACGCTAAATATTTGTCAATTGAAAAAAAAAAGAAAATAAACCCGCGCTTTGAAAGCGCGGACCAAAATCTAGTTTTCTTTTAAAAGTGACGAACAAATTTCAAAAAATCAGAACAGTTTTATTTGAGGAAAACCACTTCAATCCATTTCATCCGAAATTTTAGAAAGAATGGGGTACCAACAACAAAAAATAAGAAAAATAACAAAAGAATAATAGTTAAAGTGTAAAAAATTATAATTTCCGCAAATGAAATTATTGTATAGTTGAGTTATGATTGAACTATACGTTACTGTTTACGATAATAATTCAATGAATCATGAGATTTCCTTTTGTTCTATCTTCCTCTGGTTATATAAAACATAATTGGCCACAGAAGAATTATCAAAAGAAACAGCTCCTCTTGGTAGCAT
Coding sequences within:
- the LOC106294544 gene encoding ribosomal RNA large subunit methyltransferase I; its protein translation is MAMVAVGVLHHHILSASSRIVCLSSCSRPPLSVSSGVAKVVLKKGKTQLFKDGSPMVYSGAVDRIIGKPPPQTGDVVIVADGTENPIGWGLYNSVSMFCVRLMQLQHESTRDPSCALNIEKLLQTRITQAVQLRNSLGLPAENNTNAYRLVNSEGDRLSGLIVDVFGDIAVVASSAAWLEKYRSHVEACLRSSIHGINHINWRPSLDVLKEDGFDISSLKQTQSSSSAPPLPERSMVVENGISYAISLEGQKTGFYTDQRENRRFISTISAGKRVLDLCCYSGGFALNAARGGATTVLGIDSSLPALELARENVILNRMDPGKVVFFKQDSTEFMKGALSREETWDIVILDPPKLAPRKKVLHNAAGMYRSLNSLAMRLTSSGGLLMTCSCSGAMTQSGKFLGILQSAAAMAGRKITVVREAGAASDHPLDPSYPQGQYLSNILLRVL